The Macaca nemestrina isolate mMacNem1 chromosome 1, mMacNem.hap1, whole genome shotgun sequence genome contains the following window.
GcaataaaaagagagaagccCACCTTCCTAATATGCTGTAGGAAAGGCAGCCAGTAACTATAGGTCAGGGAATCATGATGATGGTAATTAACATTTCTATAGCAGTTCTCAAAGTTCCTTTCATGCACACTGTCATTTCAGCCTCATGGTAACCCTGAGAGGAGCTATCATTAGGCcgtttttacagatgaggaaactgagaggaaGCAGCATCTGTCATTCGTGGAGCACTCCCTCCAGCTAGGCACTCTGCTAGGCCTATTCAagtgtcatctcatttaatcctccggGCAATTGGGCGAGAGCTATGCTATTAGTTTCTGCATGTCACAGACTGGGAAACAGGTGGGGAGAGGTTAAATAAGGAGTAGCGTCAGGACTTGACCCATGTCTTAAGAAAGGTCCTCATCCCTGTGGACACCAGGATGGCAGTCCGggccttccttccctttcccacaGCCATCTCCAAAGCCTGGGGCTTTGTGTAAGGTGAAGGGGACCCGGATGAGCAGCATTCAGACTCTCAGTGTCCCTATCCTGAGTCACTGGGGGAAGCAGGCCCCCTTGCTCCTGGTGGATTAGTGCAGTCTGGTTTCTTTTGGACCTTAGGCTCACAACAATTCCTGGCTTCTCTTGGGCTCAGGTGCCGGGGCTGTTTTGGCTGGTGGAGACTAGCCTCAGCTGGCTGCCCCTGGAGCTGGGCAGGTTCTGAAGGAggctgatttcctttccttctgggcGTTTGACAAACTAACAAACACCACTTTCCCAGATGGTTCCAGCAATCTTCCCTTatcccctttcctctccccaaATCTCTGTGCAGAGGCACAGAGGAGGACAGTCTAGAAATAGCTCTGTTCAAAGGTTTGTTGGGCCAGTTCTCTCCCACTTCCTCCTAGAACTGCTGCCGGAGGAGAGCCTCCGGAACACATACCTCACCCTGCATCCTGCCCTACTGTCACTTTGGCGTTTGCTTTTTTGAATTAATCCCTGGCAGCCTATTAATCctccaagaaaagagagaatgaaggCAAAGGTGGGCTCTGAGACAAGGGACCGGCTGAAATAGGGCTCCCATGCCCTTGTCTTTAGGTCACTTGATGTCTCCACTGACTCACTGCTCTCATCTATGAATTGGTCACAATCAGTCACTGACTTGGCAGTCAAAAGAAGTAGTAGGTCTAAGTAGTAGGTCCACAGGCCTCTTTGATCTCAGTTCAGATCCTCTTCCTATCTCCCCAGGCTCAGTCCCCACTTCTGTAGCAAAGGACTTCCTGGCTCCACACCAGTTCCAGTCATCAAATGCCCCTTCCTACGCCTTCCCTGTATTTGGCTCAGATGATGAGAAAGGAAGCTGATCATTTTGACAAAGTTCATTGGTCCCATGGGGCTATGGAATTGGGGTGGGTTCACCCTGTCTCCCGGGGCCCAGGCCCTTTTGGCACAAGCATGTGGAATATCCAGAAGCTCAGGACACTTTATCTTGTTCCTCCATGCGGTGCAGAACCAGACACTGACCTTCAGGGAGGCGGTGCAGTTTCCAAGGGCatatggtgatagtggtgatatTGGGGAGACAGAGCCAGGGAGAATAGGTGCAGGGGAGAGAGAGTCAGTGCTGTAATAAGTCCTGCCAGATCGGATAGCATCTGCTTTCACCCTTCATGTACCCACACATGCTGTCCCTACGGGAAGAGAGCTCCTTGCCCTCCAAACATGGTGCACTTCTCAGTGGTCAGCTCCACACCTGCAGCGGGGGAGCTCTGGTTGAGCGGCAAGGTCCTGGGCTCAGCCTGAGTGTGAAGAATTGAGTGTGTGGACACTGGAGGGGGTGTGGGAGGAGGATGGTCCCTCTCCAGGCCTCGGAGGGGTGGTTCATGTGGGATGGATTCGGAACCACTGCAGAAAGGGAGATTTCGGGGAGATGCTGGGGAAGAACTTCCAAACTTCCAGCAGGGCAGAGAGTCCAATCACCCCAAGAAGAGTCTGTGAAAGGAAGGgaagttacagctctcccctccaCCTGCATGGAGGAGGCAGGACCAAGTGACCTGTTAGGGGAGAGGCTggttctctccctcccctccctgcagcccccCTTGGGGTGATTCAGTGCCTGTTTGTTGAACTGGACTCAGAGGCCTCTGCCCTGACATTGTCCACAGTAACAGCAAGTAATAGAAAGCACTTTCATGTCGGATTCTCAGGGTAGGAATCTTCCAAACCCATTTTGGAGGTAAGGAAATTAAGGCTCTAACAAGGTAAAGAATGTAACATGTTTGAGGGCAGGTGGCAAGAGGAAGGTAGAACCTAGAGGTTCTTTCCATGACAGTCCGCCAGCCCCAAAGTCCTGTACCTTGACCACTCTGTCCTCCCACCCGACCCCTCAGGCCTCACCTCCCAGAGTGAGCTCCCGCCCTCCCCACAGTCTCAGTCTGAGTCTCTCCCGGGTCTCTCCCAGTGGACAAACCAAGGTGCTGCATCCCAGAGAGGTCTGCCAAGCTGAGAAACGCCAGGGGCTGGTGGATGAGGACATGGGCAAGGAGCCGGGCTGCTGGGCTCTTCCCTGACCACCCACATATTAATAAAGTGCATCGCTACCCACCATCATCTTCTTTCTCCcagctctgctttatttttcttcatagcatttataTCAGCAATCTATTAAGCATCTATTTTGTTATTGTCTCTTTTCCCCAAGAGACTGTCATCTCCATGAAGCAgggacttttgttttgtttatggcTGTACCCCCAGTGCCTCTAAATATTTACACGGAAAATGAATGCCTGCTAGGCCTGCCACTCACTAGttatgtgaccctgggcaagttacccatctctctctctctctctccgtctttgttttttttttttttttttttttttttgacacagcgtcttgctctgttgcccaggctggagtgcagtggcacgatctcagctcactgcaacctctgtctcccgggttcaagcaattctcctgcctcagcatcctgagtagctgggattacaggcgcctgccaacatgcgcagctaatttttgtatttttagtagagatggggtttcaccatgttggccaggctagtctcgaacttctgacctcaggtgatctgctcgccttggcctcccaaagtgctgttattataggcgtgagccaccgcacccagcctcacccATCTCTTGATTAACATTTATCAAGCCCTTGCCATGTGCTGGGCACTATTTATTCTATGAACTTTACATGTATTAGCTTATTTAAGCCCCACACAAACCTATGAGGTAGTTACTATTATCACCCTCCATCACCAACATATGAGTAAAATGAAGCCCTGAGAGCAGAGGTGGCTGCTTAAGGGAGGTGGCTGGGGGCAGAGCTGGGATATCACAGGCAGGAATAAGTGCTTGACCTAGAGCTGAATTAATTGCTGGTGCACTCTGGACCCCACTTCTGCTGAGTGACTGTCTCTTGGTCTCTGCACCCTACTCCCATATTTCCTGGCCTATAAAACAGGGCTATTCACAGCTCcacctttccttccctcctttattGCTCACTCTTCTCCCCAACAGGGCTCAGTCTCCCAGGAGAGGATGGAACAGGCAAGACTTGGGTGCTGGGGCCGAGGGCGAGGTCAGAGGTGTCACTGGTGCTCTGGCTGCCTGCACAGGCAGGAAGGCTTCTTTGCCAGCCTGGGAGTCagtctccttcctcttttctctctcacgCTCTTCTAGGTTTTGGGTTCTCTTCCTATGAAACAGGGAGGAGTTTCTCAAGATCCAGTGTGAAGGAAAGAATAGAGAAGTTACGTGAAAGGTGTCTGTTTCCGGTAATGTGGTGGTCTGGGCCCACTCCAgctaaaagcaacaaaaaacGCTGCATAGAATTAAATCTTTTCAAAGCATTGAAGAGCCCACAAGGCAGTAAGAAATGAGTAGGCCAAAATCTAAGTCAAAGCAGAATCTGTACTGGGGTCCCCGGTGCCCTGAGGTCATTGGCCAAGCCAAGCCGAACCTGAGCTTTGATCTTGATGGTTTGGGGAGTGAGGAAGACAGAAGTGGAAGCCCAGGGCTCACCCCAGGAGGGGACACAAATGGATGACCCTTCCATGATGCTGAGACCCCAAAAGGCTACACACTCAAGCTAAAAGCCAGAGGAAATCCCATCCTGCCTCGCACAAGACCTCAAGGAAGGTTATTTTGGTGCTGAGCAGAACAGGGGAAGAAGGAAAACAGCCCTTAAGGAGCTCCAGCCTCGGGCCAGCCTTCATGTGACTCTAGCCCAAATTCATTCCCATCACCTGGGAAAGGCCAGAAAACTCAAGCTTAGATTGCTGGAAGTGCCCCTGTGCTTCAAAGACATCCCACCCGATGATTTCCCCCAGGGAAGCGAGCAGTTCACAGCCAACAGCTGTGCTCTGGTCAGGCAAGTTCAGacttctcatctgtaaaggggAGGCTCAGCCACATGCTCTCCAAGGTCTCCCTGGAATAGAGATTTGTAGGGGTGCAACCTGAGCGAGGCAGAAATGTGTCCCCACTTGGTATTCTCGGGCCTCTGCAGAGTGAAGAGATGGGGCTGTGATGTGCTGGATAGGCCAGCCTGTCTTTTCCAACTGAACTGGAAGGACTCGGCAGGAAGCTGTCCCCAGTTCCCAACTCTGGGGGAGGGCAGAGGGGGAATGAAAGGGGAGTGGTGTCTGAGCCCAGACTGGCCTTTGATGTGTGCGTGGATAGGTGGGCAGCTGGGGCCTGTAATGGGGCTGCTGAGGGATCCCTGAGGGCATCCTCAGTGTTGACCTACTTGAGTCTCCCATaattgcttccttcctttcttgggAGGCTACaaatagtgaggccctgtctctaagcTCCTACAGCTGAAACACCAGCACCAGCGGTGAGTGCCAGCTGCTTGGGTCCTGCCCTGGGTTGAGTGTCAGGGCAGTTTGGGGGACCCCCAATAGCCAACCTGACTCCTGACCCAGGGTCTGGCATTGGAAGCAGAGAGATGACCACAGGTGGGCCTGACAGGGGGAGGGAAGTCAGATATAGTGGACGCAGAGGTTTCCTTGCACAGTGAGGGGCTGTCGGGGAAGTTTGGACTGGGGGGTGTGTAGAGCTAAGGTCTGCCTTGGGGTGGGAGCACTGGGCTCAAGGTTCTGGTGTTCCCCTTGGTCAGGCCCCTCACTTGCTCCTTGCCTCCTTGCTTTACCTCTGAGGCTGCTCATTTCTCAGGATCATGGCCCTTTCCTCTCCTGGGAACCTGGACACCTTGCTCCAATCCTGGGGTGTTTACAATGAATCCAATCCTGGCAGTGCTTGACACCCCCCACTCTCCTTCCCCTATTTTCCTGCCAGCCTCGACCATGCCAGCCATTTGCTCCCAGCAGGGGCCCAGCAATGGGTAAATCTTCAGGGAGAGTGTTGGCCCTGGCTGTCCTGTGCTGCAGGACTCTCGTCCCGTGGGGGAACCGGGAGTGAGTCACTGGGCTAGCATGGAAAAAACTCTTGCCTTCCTGGCCGCCTTCGggttttcccaggctggaggcatCATCCCAGAAGGGCGGTGGAAGGGGAGAGTTGAAGTGAGGGGAGGTGAGCAATTCCAGGAAGGGCTTCCCCTCCAATAGAACAGGGTACCCCTATATAGAGCCTTCCTGTTCAAAACCCCCAGGGGTCAGGAGGGTAACCTCAGGCCAGGCGAGTCTCAGATTGGTAAACACCCGAACTGGTCAACTCTCAAGAGATCATCTGGTTCAGGCTCCTGACTAGGCCTGTGAGGTGGGATGACCCCACCTTATAGATTAGGCCTCGCCCCTGAGACCCAGAGAGACAAATGACTCACCAGGGTTGCACCGCTGGCGAGAGGGAGAGAGGATCCcatgagtttttcttttggaTGCAGCTTCCTTGAGTTCAGGGCAGGAGGCAGGATGAGGGGAGTGGTGGTGAGGTGGTGGGGGTGCCTCTCAGACCTGCCCCTCCCTGCTAAGGCCTGGCTTCTCCAAGGGCCTGAGGGCAGAGAAACACAGGGCCAGGCTCTCCTTGTGCAAGTTCCCGCGGGAGGGAGGCTTCTAGGGCATCTCATGGGCTGGGGCAGACTGGGACCGAGCCAGCCCTGGGTGTTGGGGATAAGAAGAGGTGGCAGAGAATCTGGGAGTGCTTAAGGAGCCCCGCAGTGGGGAGTGTGGGTGGTGGGGTGGGATGCTGTCTCTTTGAGGAGTTTGCGGTGATGTTGGGGCAATGAGACCTCCACACGGGGAAGTAATAACAGGACAGCAGGGGGATAAATTAGGAGGGGCTGGTGTGGTCCGGGAGGGCTGCTCAGAGGAGGGGGAGACTGCGGGGCCTGAAGCCTGATGGAGGTTAGGATGGGTCTGGGAACAGTCTCTGAGAAACACAGAGGGCAGAGGTGAGCCGGGGGGTTGGCCTGGAACTCTGCTGTGAGTCACACCCTTGTTCTGTGACAGTAAGGATGGCCAGGCCTCTGGAGCAGGCGGTAGCTGCCATCGTGTGCACCTTCCAGGAATATGCAGGGCGCTGTGGGGACAAATACAAGCTCTGCCAGGCGGAGCTCAAGGAGCTGCTGCAAAAGGAGTTGGCCACCTGGACCCCGGTGAGCAGCTGGAGTGTCTGTCCCCTCCTCGCCCAGTGGGAGGCACTGCCTAGACTCTGCCAAGAGAGACCTGGGGACAAGCATGAGCACAGGACAGCAAGGGGAGGGGGCTGGTTTGTGAGGAGGAAGTGGGAGGGGAGAACTGACATAGCAgaaacctcagcttcctcatctataaaatgggatgacAATCATCACACCTGCTGCCTTGCAGGGTTGTTGAGAGGACTGAGCGAGAGCACCATGAAgaatgcctaacacatagtaggcactcagtagcAAATAGTAGGTGCTCGATTAATAATCTGAGAGGGCAGTTTTGGGAGGGGATTGCAACGGGTGCATTATCAGAGCAGGGAGGTTGAAATTGGCCCTCGGAAGGGTGTAGTTTGGGGTAGGGTGGGTCCActtgggagaggagggagggaggtggcgTGTGAGGCTGTTCTGCCCTCCTCATCCTACTCCCCCactcctccccacccttcccttGCACAGACTGAGTTTCGGGAGTGTGACTACAACAAATTCATGAGTGTTCTGGACACCAACAAGGACTGCGAGGTGGACTTTGTGGAGTATGTGCGCTCACTTGCCTGCCTCTGTCTCTACTGCCACGAGTACTTCAAGGACTGTCCCTCAGATCCCCCCTGCTCCCAGTAGCCTCTGCTCCAGGGGGTGCGCCAGCTGTTGGGGGCTGGGCATGTCTCCCACACTCCCTCCTACCCTCTCTCCTGTACCCCTTTCAATCTGGACTTGCCCAGGTCTTCCGTGATCAGTTAACCCATTTTACCTAGGAGGCCCAGAGATGTGAGGGCTCCTTTCCCAGGATGCCCAGCAAGTGAGGGGTAGAGCCACTCTGGGCCCCAGCCTGCCTGCTGCACCCCTGCGGCCTCCCTTGTGGATGGGAGGAGGCGGGATCTGCTGTGAGGCCCTCGAGGCTCAGCAGAGCGTGCACCAATGAGGCCACGATGGGAAAGGGCCTATTTAACTCCTAATAAAAAACTGGCATCAGCTTGGttttgtttgattcttctctgagGACGCGTCTGCTGAGTTCTTTGCTCCTTTCTGGCCTTTTCTACTGCAGGAAGGCAGctgagggcaggggcaggggcaggggcagggggctCCCCCAGGGAAGTTGCAGACCCTGCAGAAATGCAGTGGCCTCCAAGGTCCAGCAGGAGGGCGTGGGGCCAACACAGGGACCCctgtcctcccttcctctctctctctctctggggtcTTTGAGAGAGGACCGCCTGAGTTTCCCCTGGGACTCAGTGCTCACGGTTGGATGACCTGAGGAGGGTGGGGCCGTGGGCACAGTGGGGGTGTTTGTTCCCTGCCCCGGGCTGTGGGAGCCCAGAAAGCAGCACTAATGGGATTAGGGTGTCTGAGGTGTTTACTCCCAGCCAGGAAGTTGTGCCCTGTGTGGAGGGGGAAGGGGATAACTTGAGGCAGCCCCTATCCCTGAAGCCGCAGTCCCCTGAGGGCCTTAACCCCCTACTTCTAACCCTCACTGAGTTTGTAGCCCACCCTGAGAGGTTGGCTCGAATTCTAACTCCCCTATTTCGTGCCATTTCACCTCTAACTCTCCACCCCAACCTGGATTCTTCATTCCTGACACTCATCCCAACTTGAAATGGCCCCTCTTGATACCCTCTCCGAACCTGAGATCTATCCGTGAGCCCCCACGTGTCACTGCCACTCCATACTCCATCACCACCTCACCCAGGACCTTTCCCACTGACATTCCTGAAGGGGTCCCAGAGCCTCATTTGGGTGTGAACCTGTTCCCCTCCAGATCCCCCAGCCCCGGCCCTGAGCCTTACTTGGCATGGCAGACAGTACTGGGCATGGAGATCCCTgccccatttttgtttttgagtctttatttttttaagagacaaggtctgctgtgttgcccaggctggagagcagtggcttgAGCATAGCCaactgcagtctcgaactcctgggctcaaacgatcctcctgtttcagcttcctgactagctgggactacaggctacagCCACGCTGCCCgtctaattaaaaacaaattttgtttttcctgcctaggctggtcttgaactcctggcctcaggcgatcctcccatccCCCTCCCTAGCTTTTGTGTCACCACATTTCCAGGGCAATCTCCCATCTGTCACCCACCACCCCCTGCATCTTCTTTCCTAGCTCCCTGATGGAACTACTCCCTCCCTGTCCCCCATGCTCCAGGCACAGACTACCCCTTCCTCCACCTCTCTAAAACTCAGGCTGAGCTATGTACACTGGGTGGTGCCTATTGCATCCAGGTCCCTGCTGGTAACTGCTGGGGCTTACCCGTTACCCAAACAAGAGGCTTGGTTGCAAGGCTGGGCTGGTGGAGGGTGCTGTGGCACTTAACACATCAGCCCACAGCAGGAAGGCAGTATCCACTCTCCCCTGTCCCCTGCTATGGGCAGGGCCTGGCTGGGGTATAAATAGGTCAGACCGCTGGGCCGTCCCCATTCTTCCCCTCTCTACAACCCTCTCTCCTCAGCGCTTCTCTCTTGGTTTGGTGAGTTGTGTTGGCCTGACTGGCATGTAAGGGGTGtcagaggccagggctggggcaggagaagggGAAGCTGGTGGGGGCCAGATGTGCTAAAGAGATCCAGATGTGAGACTCTGATGTGGAACTCTGGGTAgagtgtgtgcatgggtgtgcatgtgtgtgggtgtgcatgtgtgtgggtgtgcatgtgtgtgggtgtgcatgtgcacacacacatgtgcacgtaAGAGGGAGGAAAAAACCAACAGAAAAGCGAGCAAGTGGCTAGATTTGAGCTCTCCAGGTGCTTCCGAGATGTGGGCTTGCACATGCTGTTGCTATAGTATGTGTTGGTATGTATGTGCCCATGGGTATCTGCACTGGCTCATGTTTGCTGGGTTGCGCACTCGGGAGCAGGAAGCAAAGGAAAGGCAGAAGGCAACTGTGGGCGTTCGTCTGGTGGTGTGCCCCATGAGCCTCTGCCCTGCACGCAGCAGCCCAGCTCAAGAAGGAGCGTGGCCTCTGCACCTTCTCTTCCAACCCTTGCCTCTGCCATCTCACTTTGCCCCTCCCTACGCTGAGCACTAAGCAGCTGGTTTTTTCCGCTGCAGGCCCCTGGGCAGGCCTCCAGCAGCCGCACCCAGTGCTGGGAGGGAGAAGAATGGCCAGGGCGGGGCCTTTGTGGCTGAGCCGTGGGAGTGGATAGACTGAGCGAGGGATGGAAAAAATGCTGTTGTTGAGGCGAGGCCTGGGAGGCCCTGGGAGCTTGCTGCCTGAATCTCCAGAGCCTGCGCAGTGGGTTCTGCAAATGTTCACTGCCCAGAGCATGTGTTCCCCACTGTGCACACCCTCCCCGCCAGGTGCTGGGCCCACTGCTCTGGGCTCCCCCAGGGAGGGAGCAGAGTCTCGCCAAGTGATCCTGGAGGGATGGGAGGGGAGCCTGGCATTCTGAACACATCTCTGAGGGGTGGGGTAAATAAGAGGGTCTCTGTGCCTCCTGCTCCCAGATCCTGACTGCTGTCATGGCGTGCCCTCTGGAGAAGGCCCTGGATGTGATGGTGTCCACCTTCCACAAGTACTCGGGCAAAGAGGGTGACAAGTTCAAGCTCAACAAATCAGAGCTAAAGGAGTTGCTGACCCGGGAGCTGCCCAGCTTCTTGGGGGTGAGTGGGTAGTGCTTGAGTGTGTCCCCACGTGGGGCATTTCCCACAGAGGAGGGCAGCAGTCTTGATCTAGAGCATTAGCTACAGAGGGCATCTATCAGTGGGGTGACTGCCTGGGGTGGAAACACATTGAACACCACCGCTCACTTACTGGCCCCATATGCTGAAAGAGGGCTGAGAATGAATGTGTCAGACACTGCCAGATGCTTTGCACAACTTAACTGAAGGGAAGACTAAGCTCAGAGTGCTAAGTAACTTCCCAAGGTGGTCAGCGTACACAACTGCCATCTGGACCAGGACTGTCTGACTCTTGCCATCACGCCAACAGTGGACACTGTTTGAGTTTCTGTTTGGCTTGTAGATGTGAAGACACAGATGTGGAGATGATCACAGGCCTGCAGACATTCCCCTCAAACACTAACAATGTATATTTGTATCAAACATAATACAGTTTACATATTGCTTTCATGACTATTACTACCTCATGGGATTATTAGAGCAACCTTGGGTGAAAATGTAGTGGTTCCGTCATTTTTCCATTGCACCAGGTACTCAGACTTCCTTATCCAAGGAGTACCTTCTCCATCCTAGCTTAGCCTTGAGGGTTGGAGTTCCAAACTGGACCTCCCAAAGGAGCCTCCCTGAACTCTGGTCTGGGAGTAGAAACTGGGTCTGGTCCTGGCTCTCCCTACTGGGCTTCTGTTTTCTATCTGTAGCCTCTTCTCCCTCCAGAAAAGGACAGATGAAGCTGCATTCCagaagctgatgagcaacttggACAGCAACAGGGACAACGAGGTGGACTTCCAAGAGTACTGTGTCTTCCTGTCCTGCATCGCCATGATGTGTAATGAATTCTTTGAAGGCTTCCCAGATAAGCAGCCCAGGAAGAAATGAAAGCTTCTCTGATGTGGttgggggttctgccagctggGGCCTTCCCTGTCGCCAGTGGGCACAGTGCCCCACCCTGGCTCCTTCAGACACGTGCTTGATGCTGAGCAAGTTCAATAAAGATTCTTGGAAGTTTTGAGGCTGATGGTTTGAGAGACTCTGGGGGCATGGGTTGGGGGCTGAGAGAGATGttgtggggtggtggtggggagagcTGAAGTTTTATGGAGAGCAAACCAGTGAAGTCAGGGGAGGGATGCAGGATGACTATGAGTGTATGCACAGGCAATAAAGTTCACTCAGTGAGGTCAAAGCTGAGAAGGGGACCCCATAACCACCCCCTTGCCAAGGTTTGGAAAGCTCCAGCTGTGGGATCTCAGCCAGCCCACTTACCCCTCCCACCTCTCTCCAACCTTGCCTCTGACAGGATCTTGAACCGAGGCTGGAATTGAAGGTCACATCTGTTCCTGGCTGGGGTCTGGAATGGAGTTTGGGTGTCCTGGGAGGAAGTCAGAGGGAAAAGAATAAGACTGAGCTGCAGGGAGGAAGTACTTAGGTGACagtgggatggggaggagggCTGGCACTTAGTGCTGACATTTACAGTCCAGGCTCTGTCATGCCACCCCCTTCCAGATCCCTGGCTTCAAACCACAGGGATGGATTAATCCTTTCCTGTCTGTGGTAGGATCAGGGAAGGCAATGTGGAGGGAGACCCGGCTGTTTGCAGCAGCATGAGAATACAGGCATTCTTGA
Protein-coding sequences here:
- the LOC105497933 gene encoding protein S100-A4, producing the protein MACPLEKALDVMVSTFHKYSGKEGDKFKLNKSELKELLTRELPSFLGKRTDEAAFQKLMSNLDSNRDNEVDFQEYCVFLSCIAMMCNEFFEGFPDKQPRKK
- the LOC105497934 gene encoding protein S100-A3: MARPLEQAVAAIVCTFQEYAGRCGDKYKLCQAELKELLQKELATWTPTEFRECDYNKFMSVLDTNKDCEVDFVEYVRSLACLCLYCHEYFKDCPSDPPCSQ